GACCCTGGAGAGCGGTGACTCCCCTGAGATCAGCGTCGCTCGGGAGCTCGAGTTCGTGAGGGGTTACCTCGACATCGAGCAGGCCCGCTTTGGGGATCGGCTGGTGGCTTCCATCGTGGCTGGTCCCGAGGTCATGGAGGGGCTGGTACCAGCTCTGATCCTGCAGCCGTTGCTCGAAAACGCGGTCAAGCACGGCGTCCTGCAGCGCGACGACGGCGGCAGAGTGACCATCAGCGTCACCCGAGACGGCAGCGTACTACGACTGACCGTGACGGACGACGGCCCTGGGCTCGACGAGACGCGGGGAACGCGGCACGGCGTAGGCCTGGCGAACACCGCCG
The nucleotide sequence above comes from Vicinamibacteria bacterium. Encoded proteins:
- a CDS encoding histidine kinase, producing the protein RLRALQFQLEPHFLFNTLNAISTLVVEGSRPEATRMIARLSDFLRLTLESGDSPEISVARELEFVRGYLDIEQARFGDRLVASIVAGPEVMEGLVPALILQPLLENAVKHGVLQRDDGGRVTISVTRDGSVLRLTVTDDGPGLDETRGTRHGVGLANTAARLTELYGANSRFELAPMNDCGVSAAIEIPFRTAHASGSA